A stretch of Lactuca sativa cultivar Salinas chromosome 6, Lsat_Salinas_v11, whole genome shotgun sequence DNA encodes these proteins:
- the LOC111905390 gene encoding protein ADP-ribosyltransferase PARP3: MKVDTRSQNHPPGDEEKIMTRKQKAEKQEHEQSPNKKPKSEDNNNNNNGNKSNNKSLTDIVAEFDNFCKTTSQHLSIKQMREILEANNANSSGSDDAVVPRCQDMMFYGVLKECPICCGTLHHDGHNYICEGSYSEWSTCTYSTNDPPRIEEPIKYPDFVQDSPISDLLMEHRDPKGKLKRDIKSKDKPFAGMIISLSGRLSRTHQYWKTKIEKHGGKVANHVIGVTCVVVSSSERDRGGSSKVAEALERSIPVVREAWLNDSIEKDEPQPLDAYDVVSDLAVDGKEIQWDMQDRSQEALESLNAEIKMYGKRGVHKDSRLDKDGGVIFEKDGIIYNCALSVSDRGRRINEICVMQLIMVPENRIHLYYRRGKVGADPRADERVEEKKNVDEAIKEFAEIFEELTGNEFEPWEREKKIQKKPRKFYPIDIDDGYDVRYGGLGLRQLGAAAAHCKLDPFVANFMKVLCGQEIYRYALMEMGIDAPDLPVAMLTDFHIKTCEETLLEFVKKLFKTIEGEEDKPSAVWPDFSQRWFTLLHSTRPFIFRDHQDLADHGASVLETVRDINVASRIIEDMSGSTIDDPLFDRYKKLGCSISPLEKESDDYSMILKYVEKTYEPVKVGEISYGISVENVFQVEVGAGPSYDDIKKLPNKVLLWCGTRSSNLLRHLHKGFLPAVCTLPVSGYMFGRAIVCSDAAAEAARYGYTAVDRPEGFLVLAVASLGKEITEITSVPEDTESLEEKKTGVKGLGRKKTNEKEHFVWKDDIMVPCGSLVESEHTDSPLEYNEYAVYDPKQVMIRFLVGVKFEEQDVVYEEVDPADADADAPLE; this comes from the exons ATGAAGGTTGATACAAGATCACAGAATCATCCTCCAGGAGACGAAGAGAAAATCATGACCAGAAAGCAGAAAGCGGAGAAGCAAGAACACGAGCAATCACCAAACAAGAAACCAAAATCAGAggataacaacaacaacaacaatggaaaTAAGTCGAATAACAAATCTCTAACAGACATTGTCGCTGAGTTTGATAACTTCTGCAAAACCACAAGTCAACATCTCTCGATTAAGCAGATGCGTGAGATCCTCGAAGCTAACAACGCCAATAGTTCAGGCTCAGATGATGCTGTTGTGCCTAGATG TCAAGATATGATGTTCTACGGAGTGTTAAAGGAGTGTCCTATCTGCTGTGGAACACTGCATCACGATGGTCATAATTACATCTGCGAAGGATCATACAGTGAGTGGTCGACATGTACGTATAGCACCAATGACCCTCCCAGAATCGAAGAGCCTATCAAATACCCTGATTTTGTGCAGGATTCCCCCATTTCTGAT TTACTGATGGAGCATCGAGACCCAAAGGGGAAACTGAAGAGGGATATAAAGTCAAAAGATAAGCCTTTTGCAGGAATGATCATATCTCTCTCTGGTCGACTCTCTCGCACACAT CAATATTGGAAGACTAAGATCGAAAAACATGGAGGAAAAGTCGCAAATCATGTAATCGGAGTGACGTGTGTAGTCGTGTCATCTTCTGAACGAGATCGAGGAGGATCGTCAAAAGTTGCAGAAGCATT AGAACGAAGTATACCAGTGGTGCGTGAAGCATGGCTGAACGATAGCATCGAGAAAGACGAACCACAGCCACTGGACGCTTACGACGTCGTTAGCGATCTCGCTGTTGACGGAAAAGAGATCCAATGGGACATGCAGGATCGAAGTCAAGAAGCTCTAGAATCTCTAAACGCCGAA ATCAAGATGTATGGAAAGAGAGGCGTACACAAGGATAGCAGATTAGACAAAGATGGAGGTGTGATCTTCGAGAAAGACGGAATCATATACAACTGTGCGCTTTCTGTAAGCGATAGAGGAAGAAGAATCAACGAGATCTGCGTGATGCAACTGATAATGGTGCCGGAGAATCGGATCCATTTGTATTACAGAAGAGGGAAAGTCGGAGCAGATCCAAGAGCAGATGAAAgagtagaagagaagaagaacgTCGATGAAGCAATCAAAGAGTTTGCTGAAATTTTCGAGGAGCTAACTGGTAATGAATTTGAGCCATGGGAACGAGAGAAGAAGATTCAGAAAAAGCCTCGGAAGTTTTACCCGATTGACATCGACGATGGTTATGACGTCAGATATGGAGGTCTAGGGTTACGTCAGCTTGGAGCAGCTGCAGCTCACTGCAAGCTTGATCCGTTTGTTGCTAATTTCATGAAAGTGCTTTGTGGTCAAGAGATTTACAGGTATGCGTTAATGGAGATGGGAATTGATGCACCTGATCTTCCTGTCGCCATGCTCACTGATTTCCATATAAAAACAT GTGAAGAGACTTTACTTGAATTTGTTAAGAAACTATTCAAGACGATAGAAGGGGAAGAAGACAAACCTAGCGCTGTGTGGCCAGACTTCAGTCAACGATGGTTCACACTGTTGCATTCGACACGCCCTTTTATCTTTAGAGATCATCAAGATCTCGCAGACCAT GGTGCATCTGTGCTTGAAACTGTGAGGGATATAAATGTGGCTTCAAGGATTATAGAAGATATGAGTGGTTCCACCATTGATGACCCTTTATTCGATCGATACAAGAAACTCGGTTGCTCAATTTCACCTTTGGAAAAGGAATCAGATGACTACAGTATGATTCTTAAATACGTTGAAAAAACCTACGAGCCTGTGAAAGTTGGGGAAATT AGCTATGGGATATCTGTTGAGAATGTGTTTCAAGTGGAAGTAGGTGCAGGACCTTCTTATGATGATATCAAAAAACTCCCAAATAAAGTTCTTCTATGGTGTG GGACACGAAGTTCGAATCTATTGAGGCACTTGCATAAAGGATTCTTGCCAGCTGTATGCACACTCCCGGTTTCTGGATACATG TTTGGTAGGGCGATTGTGTGTTCTGATGCGGCTGCAGAAGCTGCAAGATATGGGTATACTGCTGTGGATAGGCCAGAGGGGTTTCTAGTTTTGGCTGTGGCCTCTTTGGGAAAGGAAATTACAGAAATAACCTCGGTGCCTGAAGATACGGAGTCTTTAGAGGAGAAAAAAACAGGAGTGAAGGGTTTAGGAAGGAAGAAAACCAATGAAAAAGAGCATTTTGTTTGGAAGGATGATATCATGGTGCCATGTGGTAGTTTAGTTGAATCTGAGCATACAGATAGTCCTCTCGAGTATAACGAGTATGCTGTTTATGATCCTAAACAG GTGATGATAAGGTTTTTGGTTGGAGTGAAGTTTGAAGAACAAGATGTTGTGTATGAAGAAGTTGATCCAgctgatgctgatgctgatgctCCTCTCGAGTAA
- the LOC111905391 gene encoding beta-1,6-galactosyltransferase GALT29A, translating to MMKRSVRPLFSVLLVFAAAAATLCFRIIVSGAFGDILSISDTEATEKAPSVFNSALLSSAAVDLAEKSLRQNVEQLVDMDFRSDNFNRQRSFLSAGRYRLDTGSRSVRRGPMDLRSPEFYTLWLKFRRYLRDWWRHRRFDPDVMFEIVNVLKTVNMTGGLGSRRKYRTCAVVGNSGILLKRNLGGEIDSHEFVIRLNNARIGGYERFVGSKTSLSFMNSNILHLCSRRGGCFCHPYGEKVPIMMYMSQPVHFLDYALCNSSHKSPLIITDPKLDVLCARIIKYYSIKRYLKQTGKPLETWSSVHGGSEFHYSSGMQAIMFALGICDKVSIYGFGKSDSAKHHYHTNQKKELSLHDYEAEYDLYEDLVNNPVAIPFVSDKFKFPPVTIHR from the coding sequence ATGATGAAGCGATCAGTGCGTCCATTGTTCAGCGTTCTGCTCGTCTTTGCTGCCGCCGCTGCAACTCTGTGTTTTCGGATCATTGTATCCGGCGCTTTTGGAGACATTCTTAGTATTAGCGATACCGAAGCTACAGAGAAGGCTCCCTCAGTGTTTAATTCAGCTTTGTTGTCGTCTGCTGCGGTTGATTTAGCTGAGAAGTCACTCAGACAAAACGTCGAGCAGCTGGTGGACATGGATTTCCGAAGCGATAACTTCAATCGCCAGCGATCGTTTCTGTCGGCGGGTAGGTACCGGTTGGATACTGGTTCTAGGTCCGTTAGGCGTGGCCCTATGGATCTCAGGTCGCCGGAGTTCTACACTCTGTGGTTGAAATTCCGACGGTATTTGCGGGATTGGTGGCGCCACCGTCGGTTTGATCCTGATGTCATGTTCGAGATAGTCAATGTGTTGAAGACTGTAAACATGACCGGAGGTTTGGGATCCAGGCGGAAGTACAGGACGTGCGCGGTGGTCGGTAACAGTGGGATTTTGCTCAAGCGTAATCTAGGCGGAGAAATCGATAGCCATGAGTTTGTGATCCGATTGAACAATGCTAGAATCGGTGGCTATGAACGATTTGTTGGCTCAAAAACCAGTCTCTCATTCATGAACAGCAACATTCTCCATTTATGTTCACGTAGAGGAGGTTGTTTTTGTCATCCATACGGCGAGAAAGTTCCTATAATGATGTACATGTCGCAGCCAGTCCATTTTCTCGATTACGCTCTTTGTAATTCATCTCACAAATCGCCATTGATAATCACAGATCCAAAGCTCGACGTTCTATGTGCAAGAATCATCAAGTATTATTCAATCAAAAGGTACTTGAAACAAACCGGGAAGCCATTGGAGACATGGAGCTCCGTTCATGGAGGATCTGAGTTCCATTATTCCTCCGGTATGCAAGCCATCATGTTTGCTTTGGGGATCTGCGACAAAGTTAGTATCTACGGATTCGGTAAATCAGATTCAGCCAAACATCATTATCATACAAATCAGAAAAAAGAACTTAGTTTACACGATTATGAAGCAGAATATGATCTGTATGAAGATCTAGTCAACAACCCTGTAGCCATCCCTTTCGTTTCAGATAAGTTCAAGTTCCCTCCTGTAACTATTCACAGATGA